Genomic DNA from Theobroma cacao cultivar B97-61/B2 chromosome 3, Criollo_cocoa_genome_V2, whole genome shotgun sequence:
TCCTTGACTTCCCAAGTCACCTCTTCCCTTGTGTGATCACGCCATTGTACCTTGACCGAGGCTATCTCTTTGGAGCGTAACTTTTTCACTTGCCTATCTAGTATGGCTACTAGTACTTCCTTGTAACTCATATCATCTCCCAACTGTAGGGACTCATGTTTTATCACATGTGATGGGTCTGGTTGGTACTTCCATAGTACCAAAACATGAAACACGGGATGAACATTAGTGAGATTCGACGAAAGTGCCAATCGATAAGCCACTACTCCAAATCTCTCTAAAGTCTCGAAAGGTCCAATATACCTTGGGCTTAGCTTGCCTTTTTTACCAAACCTCATAATGCCCTTGGTTGAAGAAACCCTCAAGAACATATGGTCACCAACCTCAAACTCCAACTCTCGATGTCTATGGTCGGCATATGACTTTTGATGACTCTGTGCCACCAACATCTTGTCTCTAATCAACTGAATCTTATCAGCGGTCTCTTGAACTATCTCCTATCCAAGCAGCTTCCTTTCACCAACGTCAAACCAACATATAGGCGATCTACATCTTCACCCGTATAATGCCTCATAAAGTGCCATCTGAATGCTAGCCTGAAAGTTATTATTGTAGGCAAACTCAAGCAATGGCAAGTGTCAATTCGAAGTGACTCTCAAATCTACGACACATGCCCTTAACATATCCTCTAACGTCTGAATGGTATTCTCGGATTGTCCATCTGTTTGTGGGTGGAAAGTACTGCTAAAGTTTAGCTTAGTACCCAAAGCCTCTTGTACTCTCCCCCAAAATCTACTAGTGAACTATGTGCCTTTATTAGATACTATGGTGATTGGAACTCCATCTAACCGCACTATCTCATCAATATACAGCCTAGCATATTGTGCTGCTCCATAGGTGGTCTTCACTAGTAAGAAatgagcggacttagtcagTCTATCAACAATTACCCATATAAAATCATACCCCTTACTCTTGCGGGGTAATCCAGTCACAAAGTCCATAAAAATATGCTCCCACTTCCAATCAGAAACAAATAAAGGTTGTAACAATCCTATAGGCCTTTGATGCTCTACCTTAACCTATTGGCACACTAGACACTTAGCCACAAACTCGACTACATCCCTTTTAAGGCCTTCCCACTAGTACATCTATCTCAAATCATGGTACATCTTAGTGGTGCCTAGGTGAACTACATATGCAGCCACATGGGCTTCCTTTAAAATCTCTCGCCTCAAATCATCAATATCCGACACATATACTCTAGATCCATATCTAAGTAATCCATAagttcctttagtaaacatttgtcctttctttccttaagGGTTCTTTAGTGCCTTTGCCATAAATTTATTCCGATTTCGATATCtgataccataaatcatcaattacgagctaattaatatgaaatacaacaaaatccatcatcaacatgtcacCTAATAAATTCGGCCAAAGAGGGTTATTGAAGGGCATGTgcttttcttgcttgtttttccttccaaacatcacaaaatgactaaaaacactaggatattatgaaatatagcaaaattcatcaccaaaacttctctctctaggtttggccagcaaaggttccctcttgaaaacttgaatttcagccatggagaatgaaaaagaatgcatgggaaaggtagatcacaagctaaaattaaaaaatcttacctttacttacttgattccttgaaatctaacaatttctcttgaatttttctttcctagggtttgttcttctctttttctctttgttcccttgcttggccggccataagagtgtgaatgtgagggttttaagtgagtttatataggcaattaaaataatattaaagctttacacttgtcaccttttaattggtccatgccctaaaacttaataattaagcatttcattcccaccacatataatctctcacttaaaaaaataatgggtgaaattcatagGTTTGACaaatgtcatggtggtgtaaattccaaaaattctaattacgtCCCCGTGGACacgtaaaatgaccgttttgcccctatgttcggaaaaatgtcaaaattaaaatttttcacttctcaaattcaaataatgctctaattaatcaaatttagtcaaaatatcatccaacattccaatttttcccttgggtggcaaaatgaccattttgcccctacgttatgaaaatttctgaattaactccaaatcaatcctcgaattctgaatcatcatattaagacattctaaaattcaataacttttaaatacatcgtaaaatctttatttggcctagttcgaggctttaatcaacttaattgtaccactaggtacaatattgacttttaacgatttttcgatatattcacttatgcaaacattctatcaagcacatgaatgacatgacaagtatataatagagtagggcttgacatgtgctcccccacatcgcgcacatgcACGGctatatttattacacaatatcaCATCTCAATGCACAacacatatatgtttatatcaacataataaaggagtacatggattcatcacagtcacatttcacaacacaacacaaaaaaaaatgtttcatcaagggcttgttcccatgtgcattttaaagaaaatcaattaaaatattttaagtgatccattcaaacatatatacatttacccaaaacattttaatgcaagttcactcacttgttTTTGTTAATGCTTTTGGATCGACTCCAACTTCAACTAATGCTCAGAGTGAAGGTgtggggcctcgttggaacctatcacacacaataatATCACAACCAACTCAATTTACATAAATGTTACTacaaaagctattttctaattcaaactttactagttattcctaactaacttccaattaccatttgactgGCTATCTATTCTCCCTACTCTAGTAAcacaagaaataaataaacaaacctaaaaaaattaaaaaataaaataaaacaactcacaactccaattactagccattatcaacaacctaaaatcaatcctaattcattactcaccttggtagatttatagttgaattctttctcaagagttctcaagctattatggacaatctttttctctctctaaaatgtcaaactagtgagagaaagtattgaggaaaaacttttgagggttcttgaagtgtagaagtgaaagagcatTGAAAATCCTATGACAAAGTATATAAAGACATACGTTTTGGGGTTACCATGAGAAaatttatggaggtttcaaagcaagcttccatggaagatgagaAAACGTGAGACGGGGAGAAGAGatggaaagaagaagaagaagctgctggaagttAGAAAAAGCTACTAGAagttagatatttatatctaaagtttatccaagttttacttaatttacaaaaatgccattaaCAAGCTGGCTTTATCTTTCTCCtgtcctttgtgcaatctttttactctttttacactaaaacaaagtccataatagtctagaaatactggggttcacgaaaacttaaaagttttgactcgagatgaaaaatgaccattttgctcctactatgaaaattatcattatttctattttcttcatttatttatcattatatacatcattaatttattccttatgcctacttagaccttaataatatGAGGAAACCTAATTCTAGGAGCTCActaaaaaaatgacgaaattacccctagtctgTGTTATCTCGTCTACTTCTAGCTGCGTGTCTATaaaggttgaggtctcacatgaattcactattacatgcaaattatagcatgcaaaaaggagaaagttaGTGGGGAAAAAGTGGGGGTcccaccatgtgaagtaaaagaaagaataaagcTAAATTTATTTGCATGTGATGAGATTGGTGCATAAAGTGGTCAAATGAGGAAAGTAAAATGTGGGATGCATGTGATTTGAATGGTTTGATGAGTgactaaataaaatacaagATAAAAGCTTGTGCATGAAATGTGAGTGGAAGAATAAGGTGGTGCATGAAACaacaaatgaagaaaagaaagatgtgATAATGAGGTGGCAGATGGAGAAGTAGAATGAAGATAGATAATGGACCAATGAGCAAGGGAGGAAATTGATGCATGAAAGGTGATTAGGGAATGAATTGGTCCAATGGGagttaaggaataaatgaagaaaggaTTGCATGGCATGACAtgtaaaggaaaaataaaatagaaaaagggaAGTAACCTTGTGCAATCCGCCCATGTATGAGAAAATGAGAATGAAAGCCATTTCAAGGCTTTTGCCTTGAGAGAATCCACCCCATTTGGAAGAGAAATGAAGGGAAAATAGCCTTGTGAGGCTTCCACCCGAGAGGAGAGAAAGAGTTGAGTGAAAAAGCTTGGAGGAGGCTCGATTTTGGGGAAGATTGGAGAAAAATCGAAAGGTTTTCTCTTGCATGCCATGGTTGGAGCTTTAAGAAGGCATGGAAGGTTCGGCCTAGTGGTTCCAAGCTAAGGAAGGTAAGAGCTATCATTTTGCTTGAATGCATGCCTCGTGAATCGAATGTAATGTGAGATTGTGCTTGTGATAGCTAAGAAATATCAAGGAAAAAGGACTAGAAACCGCAAGGAAGAACATGGATGATCCACAAGTTCAACCAAGTTATGGTAAGTAGAACTTTGATTTTGGTTATGAATTTTTTGAGGAAATGAGTTGGTAATTGTGTGAGAAtgtttgtggcagcaaagatctacgagatttgaaagaaatagatGCATGCATATGGGTCAATCTTGGAATGCATGGTGATTTTAAGCAAGACAAGTAATGGGTAAGTGTTTTTAACCTTGAGATCATAAGTAGAAAGGAATAATAAGATGTGCATTGATTGTTTATGCTTGTGGCAGTAATGGTGACTAAGGATGTGAGAAAATTGTGAACTATATATGGAATTCAAGCCAAAACCGAAAGGTAAGCATGCAATGTGACTACATTGTGTTGTGTTGGCTTTGGTTGGTTGAAAGTTCATAGATTGTATGTTAGATTATTGTGAATGataaggatgaaaaatatgaaaattgatTAAGGAATCATTAATCAAGGTGCTGCCCATATATGTGTATGATTAAGCATATTGAGTTTAATTTGTTGCTAAGAAGTGTGTAAGTGAGGAAAGTTTGCCGTGGTGGTGTATCGAAAGAGGTAACGAGCTACCGGCAGTAAGATTAGCTAGAAACGCACTCGAATCGATAGCGACGTAGTGTCCCTACTACtgtaaggtgagtagggggtatttatttcaaaatctccatAATTATATATCGATATACATTAATAAACATTGTCGATTTTCTTCAAATGCAATTGCAGATAGCATGAGTTGTTAACCTCGTTAGGctatttttaaatggatttacGATCAATTATAAACTATTATTATGGAcagcatgagctggtagaaagGTTAGGCGAATTGTGGATGTTATGACCTTTGAGATTGTTTTGGATATTTATGTAGATAAgctatatgtaaagtgttttagaaatcaACAAACAAgcttttttgaaatgtttgcATCAAATCAGTGCCTTGCATTTTAGTGTGACATGCATAGTTAAATGCATTTattaaatggtttaaatgtaaattttcGAGAGCCGATTTTAGTCCTATCTTTCTACAAATGTTTACACCATGTGTTTTATTGTGAAAAAAGGGCAATTTGAAAGGTCATCgaaccttgttttcaaatggtttaaagcaaaagtttcaaaaaccttgatttggttttgaaaatggttttaaCAAACCAAGAGTGTTGAAAATAGGCCAAATGTCACATCGAaatagtgtgacccttgtgcacaagtgagctttAGCTAGAGAGCTTTTGGGTTGCCAATGGGCTATTAAACGTGGCTAGGGCCACGGTCTGTGATTATACATGGCAAGGCCACGGGTTGTtatatgtggctaggccacaagtcGATATACATGGTTACGACTACTTGATTTCTCTAATGTCAGCCAACATCGTCGAACTACCATGGATGTGGGAATCCGATGGAGCGGTGCTCTCGGATTATTATTACGTGGAAGAGGGTCCACAGATTGATTGTTTATGATTACCTACTCAAGAGCCTTGAGAGTTTTTAGACTCGTACTCTTTCgcatggtggagagttaaTGTTTTTCTACAACTCCCCTATTTAATCGAAAGCTTTCAACGCTTACTTAATGATTATGAGTTGGTTTATGTGGCTGTATACGTGGATTTTTACCTGCCACACATTTCAAGAGCAAGTGTACTTATATACggttatttgtattttgatggaACGTGATTTTTTCGATTATTGAAATTTGTTTTGCTACCTTTGTTTTCGGCATCGTTTTGCCAAGTGAAATGTTGCATTATGATTTTAGGGCATCatttttacaaggcacaaacACCCTACTTGcgatttgatttttctaagattattattcttattctagttttatcattcaaatgatttgccttaagcttgtttcccatctacaccCTGCTCatggagccgatgatcactgagtatgtgagactcacccccttatttCCTCTTTTACAGATAGTGATCGGCCCAGCGTGCATTCATCGGCACTTAGGGTCCACTGCGGACAGGTAAAAGCATTTCATCACACTTTATTTCGAGTCGCTCCGCTACTAGAGGTCGAGTCAATTGTTATGTATTTATTTACTGTAAATAGACACTAGTCTCAATGTGATTGTATAGTTAGATATTATACATTTGGATGTAGTTTTACAATTATGTGGAATAAAGGTTAAGTTGATTTATTATGACTATTGTTCAATACTATATTGCAAAAGGCTATACGGTACAAGGGATTACATAGATTGGTGAACGAATATAATGAATTAACGAGAGTTTCTAAtaaggcttgttcgagacttggcGAGTTCTTTCGCAAGTCTCGGACATTGGTAACGATTGAGAAAAGGGTTGTTACACGATTCTAGtgattttgtttgaaaatccttgattgaaagatcaaggtagtggatataGGTCAAAGAGACCAAACCGCTATAAATCTTTAAGCATTGTCTaccctcttttatttttcattacaCTCTTCTTCAAATCATTCTTTCATCAAGCATTTAACCTCTCATCATTGACCTCTAACTAGATTCTAATTAGAAATTAAGCTTAGTGACAttcaaaaagtgctattcacccccctctagcacacaTCTTTGGGACCAACATCATGCGTACACTGTATCAATGATCTCTTCTCAATTGAAATATGGGCTAAACTTCCCATGGACTTCTGGCTTAAAGCATCAACTACCACATTGGCTTTGCCAAGATGGTACAGTATCATACAGTTATAATCCTTAAGCAACTCCAACCATCAACGAGACCTAAGGTTGAGATCTCTCTGGTCAAAAATATACTTGAAACTCTTGTGATCTGTGTAAATCTCACAAGTCTCACCTTACAAGTAGTGCCTCCATATTTTCAAGGCAAATACTATGgcagtcatttccaaatcatgtgtgggtgtcacaacccaaattatAAGCCATGACtagcgcatgggcccaatgggcacaacccactaagcccaagcaagcctctttatgtgATCCTGTTCATTATTCTATAAATCATACATCATCATTTCTAAAGGCACAATtcgtaattctcaactatgaGTACTTCAGTAATATGCCATGGCATCTAAATACATATGTTTGTGTTCtcccaaaataatgtcatccaTTGCCAACTCACGATGccatcatcaatcaaaatatacatattttgtttgatAAATAATTCTTAACAATTCACATCTAGTATACATGTACACAAGCAAAAGACCCTTGACTactagcggagtgactttgggtAGGGGTACtactactgaatgccatggtacctaccaaaaggtGAATATAAgtggacacctcaatctagGTCTCAACTGCCtccgaatctgaaaacatgaagttgaaaagggtGAGTttaacccaatgagtgaacataggaagggaacaagcaaacaatatggaaagttttagaaaacacgatgcacttatgttaaaaaaatgcaatttagcttaatttcttgttaaaacccctTAATTCAgcccttgattatttaatcccttaGTGTTGTAGGATCCATGATCAATAATGAAGTTAAAGAGTGGGAACTACGGTGAGAACAGTGACTCCCAAGATAGAAAGTCTCTCGCTGTGAcgaaaatcaatttggctGCGGTGAGAACAGTGACTCGCAagacaaaaagtttctcgGTACGGcgaaaatcaatttggctACGGCGAGAACAGTGACTCCGaagacagaaagtttctcactgtggtgaaaatcaatttggctGCGGCGAGAACAGTGCAAATGGGGTTAGGAAGATTTTCGCTACTGCGAAAATCCAATCTTACTGCAGCGTAAATAAGGTTCTTAGTAATGCCCTTATTTAGATtcgatttatatatattggcTCACCCCTAATGCAGTTTATATATCATAAACAAACCCGATGTTAtgtgtaaacatgtatacaactACCAGCTCaacccaactcatgtgcactcccaggTCACATCACCACCGTCaagtgcactcccacaccgcacgcACACGGTTATAGTTGTCATACCATATTACCTTTCAAggcataacatacatatcaatataatatagaaaacacatgaattcatcacattacacATTTCACCATGTATGGACGtttcatcaaaggcttgttcccatgcatagtttaaacaaaacaaaaataaaatttttcaaatgattcattcaaacgcatatgcatttatcccaaaacattttaaatgcaagttcacttacttgtctttgttgatttttctttttgatcgACTCCAACgtcaactaatgctccaagtggaaatgtggggtctcgttaaaacctatcacacacaaaaGCATCACAACCCACCCAATTTACATGAATGTAAATCCAAATATTGGTTACTAAATCAAACCTTACTAGTTTTTCCTAACTAGTTTTCAATCACTATTTGACTAGTCAACTTAATACTAACTCCAACCAATTTCATAACACTTCTTTCATTACTTCCATTTTCCAACACCTATATCAtccttaaaatttaaattccaaacttaattaattcccTTAGTGACATCTTACACCAACACAATGCTTTTTATTAAACTAGTCATTTGTTTGCACTATTCTAATCACACTAGAGATAAATAATCACATTTCCACCACAATATAACCTTCAACAATAAACAGCCcacaaatataattattggccatcattaacaacttaaaaattagcCCTAACTCATTACTCACATTGGTGGACTTGTAGTTGAATTTCCATAGCGAGGATTA
This window encodes:
- the LOC108661138 gene encoding uncharacterized protein LOC108661138; translated protein: MFTKGTYGLLRYGSRVYVSDIDDLRREILKEAHVAAYVKVEHQRPIGLLQPLFVSDWKWEHIFMDFVTGLPRKSKGYDFIWVIVDRLTKSAHFLLVKTTYGAAQYARLYIDEIVRLDGVPITIEIVQETADKIQLIRDKMLVAQSHQKSYADHRHRELEFEVGDHMFLRVSSTKGIMRFGKKGKLSPRYIGPFETLERFGVVAYRLALSSNLTNVHPVFHVLVLWKYQPDPSHVIKHESLQLGDDMSYKEVLVAILDRQVKKLRSKEIASVKVQWRDHTREEVTWEVKDHM